Proteins encoded in a region of the Thunnus maccoyii chromosome 4, fThuMac1.1, whole genome shotgun sequence genome:
- the rassf11 gene encoding ras association domain-containing protein 8 — translation MMEVKVSVDGVPRVVCGVTEETTCQEVVIALAQALGQPGRYTLREKFKDFERCMTPDEHLLETLEKYGEQAREVQLTLLHNGPSVWDEMTRTKVGRHQPCPPLRRKEAGTRMRRGSGSLSLHRRSLPPLSCLRQEPEHQQEDVKRPKRKSLTLMEEAWEWLESLGKGKVYSTACDKESSKKTDKKNRTLLDVSLTVDKDNSGRGSKSKVRGQKSLKSDLDHQTSCCMGSQTRGKESKYSKKNQGVKSDNLSSSSCATAEDEKNNLRETIICQLSCLQELQDQIARVDKQILEFEELQRARQAEQEAEQRMNEDEMEQIKFWENELKAEDSYERDLQSQFLEMRAKAVECKTKLEDYKCKMQGLGFFATQNVVQEDSEMVSKMGANDVTEISVDSPKDRNRRRSDSDGNVNINRKFLPREDFNPPSALVPPSQIKERRPTGPTELREWWRRWSESQSSKSQSKKKVIHRSELTIYLGSTKV, via the exons ATGATGGAAGTGAAGGTGTCTGTGGACGGCGTTCCACGTGTGGTCTGTGGAGTTACGGAGGAAACAACATGCCAAGAAGTGGTCATAGCGTTGGCTCAAGCCCTGG GTCAGCCTGGACGCTACACGTTACGGGAGAAATTTAAAGACTTTGAGAGGTGCATGACACCCGATGAACACCTCCTGGAGACTCTTGAGAAGTACGGTGAACAGGCCAGGGAGGTCCAGCTCACACTGCTCCACAACGGACCTTCAGTCTGGGATGAAATGACCAGAACAAAAGTTGGCAGACACCAACCTTGCCCGCCATTGAGGAGAAAAGAAGCAGGCACCAGAATGCGGCGGGGTAGCGGTTCACTAAGTTTGCATCGCCGAAGCTTGCCGCCATTGTCCTGTTTGAGACAAGAACCTGAGCACCAACAAGAGGATGTGAAAAGGCCTAAAAGAAAGTCTTTGACACTTATGGAGGAGGCCTGGGAATGGCTGGAGAGTCTGGGGAAAGGCAAGGTTTACAGTACTGCCTGTGATAAGGAAAGCAGTAAGAAGACTGATAAAAAGAACCGAACCTTGTTGGATGTTTCTCTCACTGTTGACAAAGATAACTCAGGTCGAGGCAGTAAAAGCAaagtcagaggtcagaaaagTTTGAAGTCAGACTTGGATCATCAAACATCCTGCTGCATGGGAAGTCAGACCAGAGGTAAAGAAAGCAAATATTCCAAGAAAAATCAAGGGGTAAAATCTGATAACCTATCCAGTTCAAGCTGTGCTACAGCTGAAgatgagaaaaataatttaagagAAACCATAATATGTCAGCTCAGTTGTTTGCAAGAGTTACAGGACCAGATAGCACGAGTAGACAAACAGATTTTAGAGTTTGAGGAACTACAGAGGGCCAGACAAGCTGAGCAGGAAGCCGAGCAGAGAATGAATGAGGATGAGATGGAGCAGATAAAGTTTTGGGAGAATGAATTAAAGGCAGAGGACAGTTATGAGAGAGATCTGCAAAGTCAGTTCCTTGAGATGAGGGCCAAGGCTGTGGAGTGCAAGACCAAGCTGGAGGACTACAAGTGCAAAATGCAAGGACTTGGTTTCTTTGCCACTCAAAATGTTGTTCAAGAGGACTCAGAGATGGTTTCAAAAATGGGGGCAAATGATGTCACTGAGATTTCAGTTGATTCACCTAAGGACCGAAATCGGCGACGATCTGATTCGGACggaaatgtaaatattaacagGAAGTTCCTGCCCAGAGAAGACTTCAACCCTCCTTCTGCTCTAGTTCCTCCCAGTCAGATAAAGGAGCGACGGCCCACAGGGCCCACCGAGCTCAGGGAGTGGTGGAGACGCTGGTCTGAATCCCAAAGCTCCAAATCACAGTCTAAAAAGAAGGTGATACATCGCTCTGAGCTCACTATATATCTGGGCAGTACCAAAGTTTAG
- the ampd1 gene encoding AMP deaminase 1, whose amino-acid sequence MPKVKMPDEGEIHQKTDDTMRAFAERVFASETKDENIRDEISMFDVDDDCPILNHELAQHLHAEDDAVKRKRLQRSRTMAMPGAVAPKGSAPVVSVEVDTPTYLEVPDFQRVAIIGDYASGVTMDDFELSCKGLYRALTIREKYMRLAYQRFPRTASQYLREMEGETFKIEHQVQPVFTAPPKDGEDPFETKNLPKNLGYVARMKDGVIYVYNDAAAADKHQPKDMPCPDYDTFIDDMNFLIALIAQGPTKTYTHRRLKFLLSKFNVHEMLNEMEEMKEVKLNPHRDFYNCRKVDTHIHAAACMNQKHLLRFIKKSYRDDADRVVHNLKGREVTMKELFETLNLHPYDLTVDSLDVHAGRQTFQRFDKFNAKYNPVGASELRDLYLKTENHISGEYFATIIKEVATDLEDAKYQYAEPRLSIYGCNPNEWAKLSSWFVKHRVYSPNLKWMIQVPRIYDIFRGRNFVPHFGKMLENIFLPVFQATIDPHSNPELSIFLQNVTGFDSVDDESKHSGHMFSTKSPKPEEWDITKNPSYTYYIYYMYANITMLNQLRRQRGMNTFMFRPHCGEAGAVTHLLAAFMTADNISHGLNLKKSPVLQYLYILAQIPIAMSPLSNNSLFLEYAKNPLLEFHKKGLVVSLSTDDPMQFHYTKEPLMEEYAIAAQVFKLSTCDMCEISRNSVLQSSLSNEEKSHFLGPNYLKEGPEGNDIRKTNVPQIRMAYRHETLCYELNLIKEGLKSE is encoded by the exons ATGCCTAAAGTCAAAATGCCAG ATGAGGGAGAAA TTCATCAGA AGACCGATGATACGATGCGGGCCTTCGCGGAGAGAGTCTTTGCATCTGAGACCAAAGACGAGAACATCCGCGATGAGATCTCCATGTTTGATGTGGATGACGACTGTCCCATCCTCAACCATGAGTTGGCCCAACATCTGCATGCTGAGGATGATGCTGTGAAACG CAAGAGGCTTCAGCGCAGCCGCACCATGGCCATGCCTGGAGCTGTTGCCCCGAAAGGTAGTGCCCCTGTAGTGTCAGTGGAAGTGGACACGCCCACCTACCTGGAAGTACCTGACTTCCAGAGAGTGGCCATCATCGGAGACTACGCCTCCGGG GTGACCATGGATGACTTTGAGCTGTCCTGTAAAGGTCTGTACCGTGCCTTGACCATCAGGGAGAAGTACATGAGGCTGGCTTATCAGCGCTTCCCACGGACGGCCTCCCAGTACCTGCGTGAAATGGAGGGAGAGACCTTTAAGATAGAGCATCAGGTGCAGCCAG TTTTCACAGCTCCTCCAAAGGATGGGGAAGACCCCTTTGAGACGAAGAACCTTCCAAAGAATCTGGGCTATGTTGCTCGCATGAAGGATGGTGTCATCTATGTGTACAATGACGCTGCAGCTGCTGACAAACATCAGCCCAAAGACATGCCCTGCCCTGACTATGACACCTTCATCGACGACATGAACTTCCTCATCGCTCTCATTGCACAGGGCCCAAC TAAGACTTACACTCACCGCCGTCTGAAGTTCCTCTTGTCCAAGTTCAATGTGCATGAGATGCTGAATGagatggaggagatgaaggaggTGAAGCTGAACCCCCACAGGGACTTCTACAACTGCAGGAAG GTGGACACCCATATCCACGCTGCTGCCTGTATGAACCAGAAACACCTTCTGCGCTTCATCAAGAAGTCTTACCGTGACGACGCTGACCGCGTCGTGCACAACCTCAAAGGTCGGGAGGTCACAATGAAGGAGCTCTTTGAGACCCTCAACTTGCATCCATATGACCTCACTGTGGACTCCCTGGATGTGCACGCT GGTAGACAAACCTTCCAGCGTTTTGATAAGTTCAACGCCAAATACAACCCTGTAGGAGCCAGCGAGCTGCGTGACCTGTACCTGAAGACAGAGAACCACATCAGTGGAGAGTACTTTGCCACCATCATCAAG GAAGTAGCCACTGACCTGGAGGATGCCAAGTACCAGTACGCTGAGCCTCGTCTGTCCATCTATGGCTGCAACCCCAATGAGTGGGCCAAGCTCTCAAGCTGGTTCGTCAAGCACAGAGTCTACTCCCCAAATCTCAAATGGATGATTCAAGTACCCAGGATCTA TGATATCTTCAGAGGCAGGAACTTTGTGCCCCACTTTGGCAAGATGTTGGAGAACATTTTCCTTCCCGTGTTCCAGGCCACCATCGACCCACACTCCAACCCTGAGCTCAGCATCTTCCTCCAGAAT GTGACAGGTTTCGACAGTGTGGATGATGAGTCCAAGCACAGTGGTCATATGTTCTCAACCAAGAGCCCCAAACCAGAGGAGTGGGACATCACCAAGAACCCCTCCTACACGTATTACATCTACTACATGTATGCCAACATCACCATGCTCAACCAGCTCCGTAG ACAGAGGGGGATGAACACATTCATGTTCAGGCCTCACTGTGGTGAGGCCGGTGCCGTCACCCATCTGCTGGCTGCCTTCATGACTGCTGACAACATCTCTCATGGCCTCAACCTCAAGAAG AGTCCTGTGCTGCAGTACCTGTACATCCTGGCCCAGATCCCCATCGCCATGTCTCCCCTGAGCAACAACAGCCTGTTCCTGGAGTACGCCAAGAACCCCCTGCTGGAGTTCCACAAGAAAGGCCTGGTGGTTTCCTTGTCCACTGACGACCCCATGCAGTTCCACTACACCAAG GAACCTCTGATGGAAGAGTATGCCATTGCAGCCCAGGTCTTCAAGCTCAGTACCTGCGACATGTGTGAGATCTCCAGGAACAGTGTGCTTCAGAGCAGCTTGTCTAATGAG GAGAAGAGCCACTTCCTGGGTCCAAACTACCTGAAGGAAGGTCCAGAGGGCAACGACATCCGTAAGACCAATGTCCCCCAGATCCGTATGGCATATCGCCATGAGACCCTGTGCTATGAGCTCAACCTTATCAAGGAGGGCCTGAAGTCTGAGTAA